In Myxococcales bacterium, the following proteins share a genomic window:
- a CDS encoding ATP-binding cassette domain-containing protein — translation MKNTPASIARPPTSTETALVQCRRLVVGYVGTALAPPVDLTIEPGQVVLVVGRNGSGKTTFARTLLGLLPPVSGEAAWRSGVRATYVPQVVTLDVAPLRVRDVARWGTQWGWDFLRPWTTKAQRGRVEEGLAEVGAAELGGRRFGELSGGQQQRVLLARMLASGAELAVLDEPTASMDAVAERAAFARIRELARERSLGTVVISHAVAVAAHFADLIVFFDPDAPGGEKIAVGRVADIAARPRFMAQFGRIVSEEAPHE, via the coding sequence GTGAAAAACACACCTGCCTCTATCGCGCGTCCTCCGACCTCCACCGAGACCGCGCTTGTCCAGTGCAGGCGACTTGTCGTTGGGTATGTCGGCACCGCGCTCGCGCCGCCGGTTGATCTAACCATCGAACCTGGGCAAGTGGTGTTGGTCGTCGGACGCAACGGCTCAGGCAAGACGACGTTTGCCCGCACCTTGCTTGGGCTCTTGCCGCCGGTCAGCGGCGAAGCCGCGTGGCGCAGCGGCGTGCGCGCAACCTACGTGCCGCAAGTGGTGACTCTCGACGTCGCGCCGCTACGCGTGCGCGATGTCGCGCGGTGGGGTACGCAGTGGGGGTGGGATTTTTTGCGGCCATGGACGACCAAGGCGCAACGCGGTCGCGTCGAGGAGGGCCTGGCCGAGGTAGGCGCTGCCGAGCTGGGTGGCCGCCGCTTCGGTGAATTGTCGGGCGGGCAGCAACAGCGGGTGTTGCTCGCGCGCATGCTCGCCAGCGGCGCCGAGCTTGCGGTGCTCGATGAACCCACCGCGTCGATGGACGCGGTGGCCGAACGCGCGGCGTTTGCGCGTATTCGCGAATTGGCGCGCGAACGCAGCCTCGGTACCGTCGTAATTAGTCATGCCGTCGCGGTCGCGGCGCATTTCGCCGATTTGATCGTGTTCTTTGATCCGGACGCGCCTGGCGGCGAGAAAATTGCGGTTGGTCGGGTTGCCGACATTGCGGCGAGGCCGCGGTTTATGGCGCAATTTGGCCGCATTGTTAGCGAAGAGGCACCCCATGAATGA